Proteins encoded in a region of the Streptomyces akebiae genome:
- a CDS encoding nucleoside hydrolase: MTARPPIVLDSDPGIDDAVALQYLLGTDLWDLKAYTSTGGNLPAEATYTNARALARALRIDAHVPVHRGAGRPLSRLPYREASAFHGPAGLGDETLPDSTAAHPTESSAQALLRLSREYEGELTVCATGPLTNVAVALLEDPHFAHRVRKFVFMGGAAQVPGNFTPVAEFNIWADPDAAEIVLSSGIPFTMVDLDASHRWLFRPDDLAALEAAGPGTALAARLMRTYMDAYTRHGGDGTCPLHDPLAVGVCGDEAFVEAADGAVVVECASELTRGQTVFVPTAARRVYYSESPALTARLQATGRVALGPGTRDFSADFVTTLPRWPAAT; the protein is encoded by the coding sequence GTGACCGCTCGCCCCCCGATCGTCCTGGACAGCGACCCCGGCATCGACGACGCCGTAGCCCTCCAGTACCTGCTCGGCACCGACCTGTGGGACCTCAAGGCGTACACCTCGACCGGCGGCAACCTCCCCGCCGAAGCCACCTACACCAACGCCCGCGCCCTCGCCCGCGCCCTGCGCATCGACGCCCACGTCCCGGTCCACAGAGGCGCCGGCCGCCCCCTCTCCCGCCTCCCCTACCGCGAGGCATCCGCCTTCCACGGCCCCGCAGGCCTCGGCGACGAGACCCTCCCCGACTCGACGGCCGCCCACCCGACGGAGTCGTCCGCCCAGGCCCTGCTGCGCCTGTCGAGGGAGTACGAGGGCGAGCTGACGGTCTGCGCCACCGGCCCCCTCACCAACGTGGCCGTCGCCCTGCTGGAGGACCCGCACTTCGCCCACCGCGTCCGCAAGTTCGTGTTCATGGGCGGCGCCGCCCAGGTCCCGGGCAACTTCACCCCGGTCGCCGAGTTCAACATCTGGGCCGACCCGGACGCCGCCGAGATCGTGCTGTCCTCCGGCATCCCGTTCACCATGGTCGACCTGGACGCCTCGCACCGCTGGCTGTTCCGCCCCGATGACCTGGCCGCGCTGGAGGCCGCGGGACCCGGCACGGCCCTCGCCGCACGGCTGATGCGCACCTACATGGACGCCTACACCCGCCACGGCGGAGACGGCACCTGCCCGCTGCACGATCCGCTGGCCGTCGGCGTCTGCGGCGACGAGGCGTTCGTCGAGGCCGCCGACGGGGCCGTCGTCGTGGAGTGCGCGAGCGAGCTCACACGCGGCCAGACCGTGTTCGTGCCGACCGCAGCCCGGCGCGTCTACTACTCCGAGTCCCCCGCCCTGACCGCCCGTCTGCAGGCCACCGGCCGCGTCGCGCTGGGACCGGGCACCCGCGACTTCAGCGCGGACTTCGTGACGACGCTGCCCAGGTGGCCGGCGGCAACCTGA
- a CDS encoding GntR family transcriptional regulator codes for MSTDVSSAENENGAAVRTARVPKYYRLKKHLLDMTETLPPGTPVPPERTLAAEFDTSRTTVRQALQELVVEGRLERIQGKGTFVAKPKVSQALQLTSYTEDMRAQGLEPTSQLLDIGYITADDTLAGQLDITAGGRVLRIERLRMANGEPMAIETTHLSAKRFPALRRSLVKYTSLYTALAEVYDVRLAEAEETIETSLATPREAGLLGTDVGLPMLMLSRHSLDKDGQPVEWVRSVYRGDRYKFVARLKRPQD; via the coding sequence ATGAGCACCGACGTCAGCAGTGCGGAGAACGAGAACGGGGCGGCCGTCCGTACCGCACGCGTGCCCAAGTACTACCGCCTGAAGAAGCACCTGCTCGACATGACCGAGACGCTTCCGCCCGGCACCCCGGTACCGCCCGAGCGCACTCTCGCCGCCGAGTTCGACACCTCGCGCACGACCGTGCGCCAGGCGCTGCAGGAGCTGGTGGTCGAGGGGCGGCTGGAGCGTATCCAGGGCAAGGGCACGTTCGTGGCCAAGCCGAAGGTCTCCCAGGCGCTGCAACTCACCTCCTACACCGAGGACATGCGCGCCCAGGGGCTCGAACCCACGTCGCAGCTGCTGGACATCGGCTACATCACCGCCGACGACACGCTCGCGGGACAGCTCGACATCACCGCGGGCGGCCGGGTGCTGCGCATCGAGCGGCTACGCATGGCGAACGGCGAACCGATGGCGATCGAGACGACCCATCTGAGCGCCAAGCGTTTCCCGGCCCTGCGCAGGTCGCTGGTGAAGTACACGTCCCTCTACACCGCGCTCGCCGAGGTGTACGACGTCCGGCTCGCCGAGGCCGAGGAGACCATCGAGACCTCGCTGGCCACCCCGCGCGAAGCCGGCCTGCTGGGCACGGACGTGGGCCTGCCGATGCTGATGCTCTCCCGGCACTCACTGGACAAGGACGGTCAGCCGGTGGAGTGGGTGCGGTCCGTGTACCGGGGCGACCGGTACAAGTTCGTGGCACGGCTCAAGCGGCCGCAGGACTGA
- the mctP gene encoding monocarboxylate uptake permease MctP, translating to MKDGVNGVALAVFIFFFLAVTVMGFLAARWRKAENEHSLDEWGLGGRSFGTWITWFLLGGDLYTAYTFVAVPAAIYAAGAAGFFAVPYTILVYPLIFTFLPRLWSVSHKHGYVTTSDFVRGRFGSKGLSLAVALTGILATMPYIALQLVGIQAVLDVMGVGGGEDTNWFIKDLPLLIAFGVLAAYTYSSGLRAPALIAFVKDTLIYIVIAVAIIYIPIKLGGFDDIFAKAGEAYSQTNPATDKPRGALVPGDANQWTYATLALGSALALFMYPHSITATLSSKSREVIRRNTTILPLYSLMLGLLALLGFMAIAAGVQVQNGQLAIPQLFETMFPDWFAGVAFAAIGIGALVPAAIMSIAAANLFTRNIYKDFIKPDATPAQETKVSKLVSLLVKVGALAFVLTMDKTVAINFQLLGGIWILQTFPALVGGLFTRWFHRWALIAGWAVGMLYGTIAAYGVASPTQKHFGGSSAEIPGIGEIGYIGLTAFVLNVVVTVVFTFVLRAAKAPDGIDETRPQDYTADAGDPGVQVELPPATAGTSH from the coding sequence GTGAAGGACGGCGTGAACGGCGTGGCACTCGCCGTCTTCATCTTCTTCTTCCTGGCCGTCACGGTCATGGGCTTCCTGGCCGCGCGCTGGCGCAAGGCCGAGAACGAGCACAGCCTCGACGAATGGGGCCTGGGCGGCCGGTCGTTCGGCACCTGGATCACCTGGTTCCTGCTGGGCGGCGACCTCTACACCGCGTACACCTTCGTCGCCGTGCCGGCGGCGATCTACGCGGCGGGCGCGGCCGGTTTCTTCGCGGTGCCCTACACGATCCTGGTCTATCCGCTCATCTTCACGTTCCTGCCCCGTCTGTGGTCGGTCTCCCACAAGCACGGCTATGTGACGACCTCGGACTTCGTCCGCGGCCGCTTCGGCTCGAAGGGCCTGTCGCTGGCGGTCGCGCTGACCGGCATCCTCGCGACGATGCCGTACATCGCCCTCCAACTCGTCGGCATCCAGGCCGTCCTGGACGTGATGGGCGTCGGCGGCGGTGAGGACACCAACTGGTTCATCAAGGACCTGCCGCTGCTGATCGCGTTCGGTGTCCTGGCGGCCTACACCTACTCCTCCGGCCTCCGGGCCCCCGCGCTGATCGCGTTCGTCAAGGACACCCTGATCTACATCGTCATCGCGGTGGCGATCATCTACATCCCGATCAAGCTCGGCGGCTTCGACGACATCTTCGCCAAGGCGGGCGAGGCCTACAGCCAGACCAACCCGGCGACGGACAAGCCACGCGGCGCGCTCGTCCCGGGCGACGCCAACCAGTGGACCTACGCGACGCTCGCCCTCGGCTCGGCGCTTGCGCTCTTCATGTACCCGCACTCGATCACGGCGACGCTGTCGTCGAAGAGTCGCGAGGTCATCCGCCGCAACACCACGATCCTGCCGCTGTACTCCCTGATGCTGGGACTGCTGGCCCTGCTGGGCTTCATGGCGATCGCGGCCGGGGTCCAGGTGCAGAACGGCCAGCTGGCGATCCCGCAGTTGTTCGAGACGATGTTCCCCGACTGGTTCGCGGGCGTGGCCTTCGCCGCCATCGGCATCGGTGCCCTGGTGCCCGCGGCGATCATGTCCATCGCGGCGGCGAACCTCTTCACCCGCAACATCTACAAGGACTTCATCAAGCCGGACGCCACGCCCGCGCAGGAGACCAAGGTCTCCAAGCTGGTGTCCCTGCTGGTGAAGGTCGGCGCGCTGGCCTTCGTCCTCACCATGGACAAGACGGTCGCCATCAACTTCCAGCTCCTGGGCGGCATCTGGATCCTCCAGACCTTCCCGGCCCTCGTCGGCGGCCTCTTCACCCGCTGGTTCCACCGCTGGGCCCTCATCGCCGGCTGGGCGGTCGGCATGCTGTACGGGACGATCGCCGCGTACGGCGTGGCCTCCCCCACCCAGAAGCACTTCGGCGGCTCGTCCGCCGAGATCCCCGGCATCGGCGAGATCGGCTACATCGGTCTGACCGCCTTCGTCCTCAACGTCGTGGTCACGGTGGTTTTCACCTTCGTCCTGCGGGCCGCCAAGGCTCCCGACGGCATCGACGAGACCAGGCCGCAGGACTACACGGCGGACGCCGGCGACCCGGGCGTCCAGGTGGAACTCCCGCCGGCGACGGCGGGAACGAGCCACTAG
- a CDS encoding extracellular solute-binding protein codes for MKRKLTTAICVAGMMVSIAACGGGEDKSSDTGADTKELTVWLTVDAQNNWPELVKAADTAIEKKHPGIKITHEYYGWPDKNAKLDAVLATDKAPDVVEMGNTEMLAYMVKGAFAPLDQAKFDNSDAWLDGLKASVTYEGKTYGVPYYAGGRVANWRKDVFAAAGVKSPPKTYDELTAALDKVQKKRGDKFSAWYQPTRDWYAAMSFVYDAGGSIAVESGGKWKASLSSPESIKGLNEFKNVVDTYMHGDKTKDESDRYIVYGQGKSGMIFAPAWEGATAAAKENDKTGKLEGNVENFVMPGPSGKNLPVFLGGSDLAVPVKSDAQTVAAEWINAFTGPAGQKGLMEKGNLPNNKTDLATLKDDPATAVPATAAESNWFVPMAPGWGQVEKAQILQKMLQSIGTGKQSVEDAAKEADAAIDKVINNE; via the coding sequence GTGAAGAGGAAGCTGACGACCGCGATCTGTGTCGCGGGCATGATGGTCTCCATCGCGGCGTGCGGGGGCGGCGAGGACAAGAGCTCCGACACGGGGGCGGACACCAAGGAGCTGACGGTCTGGCTCACGGTCGACGCGCAGAACAACTGGCCGGAACTGGTCAAGGCCGCCGACACGGCGATCGAGAAGAAGCACCCCGGCATCAAGATCACGCACGAGTACTACGGCTGGCCCGACAAGAACGCCAAGCTCGACGCCGTCCTCGCCACCGACAAGGCCCCCGACGTGGTCGAGATGGGCAACACGGAGATGCTCGCCTACATGGTCAAGGGCGCCTTCGCCCCTCTCGACCAGGCGAAGTTCGACAACTCCGACGCCTGGCTGGACGGCCTCAAGGCCTCCGTCACCTACGAGGGAAAGACCTACGGCGTCCCGTACTACGCCGGTGGCCGCGTCGCCAACTGGCGCAAGGACGTCTTCGCGGCCGCGGGCGTCAAGTCCCCGCCGAAGACGTACGACGAGCTCACCGCCGCCCTCGACAAGGTCCAGAAGAAGCGGGGCGACAAGTTCAGCGCCTGGTACCAGCCCACCCGTGACTGGTACGCGGCCATGTCCTTCGTCTACGACGCCGGCGGCTCCATAGCCGTCGAGTCCGGTGGCAAGTGGAAGGCCAGCCTCTCCTCCCCGGAGTCCATCAAGGGCCTCAACGAGTTCAAGAACGTCGTCGACACCTACATGCACGGCGACAAGACCAAGGACGAGTCCGACCGGTACATCGTCTACGGCCAGGGCAAGTCCGGCATGATCTTCGCCCCCGCCTGGGAGGGCGCGACCGCCGCGGCCAAGGAGAACGACAAGACCGGCAAGCTCGAGGGCAACGTCGAGAACTTCGTGATGCCCGGCCCGTCCGGCAAGAACCTGCCCGTCTTCCTCGGCGGCAGCGACCTCGCCGTCCCGGTGAAGTCCGACGCGCAGACCGTCGCCGCCGAGTGGATCAACGCCTTCACCGGGCCCGCCGGACAGAAGGGTCTGATGGAGAAGGGCAACCTGCCCAACAACAAGACCGACCTCGCCACGCTGAAGGACGACCCGGCGACGGCGGTCCCGGCCACGGCGGCCGAGTCCAACTGGTTCGTGCCGATGGCACCGGGCTGGGGCCAGGTCGAGAAGGCGCAGATCCTCCAG
- the def gene encoding peptide deformylase has product MAQQDTDQQHVGVLPVDDEGFVIDTEDCEEREQAYRERGTSLPITVVGNPVLHKECKDVTEFGDELAKLVDDMFASQRTAEGVGLAANQVGVDLKVFVYDCPDDEGKRHTGVICNPKLVELPAEKRRLDDSNEGCLSVPTAYMPLARPDYAEVTGQDEKGNPIKVRGTGYFARCLQHETDHLYGYLYIDRLSKRDRKDALRQMAENEPRYPVVAND; this is encoded by the coding sequence ATGGCCCAGCAGGACACCGATCAGCAGCACGTGGGCGTGCTCCCCGTCGATGACGAGGGGTTCGTCATCGACACGGAGGACTGCGAGGAGCGCGAGCAGGCGTACCGGGAGCGTGGCACGTCGTTGCCGATCACCGTGGTCGGGAACCCGGTGCTGCACAAGGAGTGCAAGGACGTCACGGAGTTCGGGGACGAGCTGGCCAAGCTGGTGGACGACATGTTCGCCAGCCAGCGCACGGCGGAGGGCGTGGGCCTGGCCGCGAACCAGGTCGGCGTCGATCTGAAGGTGTTCGTGTACGACTGCCCGGACGACGAGGGCAAGCGCCACACCGGTGTCATCTGCAACCCGAAGCTGGTCGAACTGCCCGCCGAGAAGCGCCGGTTGGACGACAGCAACGAGGGCTGCCTGTCCGTGCCGACTGCGTACATGCCGCTCGCCCGCCCCGACTACGCCGAGGTCACCGGTCAGGACGAGAAGGGCAACCCGATCAAGGTGCGCGGCACCGGCTACTTCGCGCGCTGCCTTCAGCACGAGACCGACCACCTGTACGGCTACCTCTACATCGACCGGCTCTCCAAGCGCGACCGCAAGGACGCCCTGCGGCAGATGGCCGAGAACGAGCCCCGCTACCCCGTGGTCGCCAACGACTGA
- a CDS encoding GlxA family transcriptional regulator gives MLKNVAAILMDGVHPFELGVVCEVFGLDRSDEGLPVYDFAVASAEGPTLRTHAGFTVSTRHGLDRLEEADLVVVPAGDSYVHRIYPAELLDALRRATDRGARVLSVCSGVFVLGAAGLLDGRPCTVHWRHAEELSRQYPRAVVEPDVLYVDADPVITSAGTAAGIDACLHIVRKEQGPEVANKIARRMVVPPHRDGGQAQYIERPLPRSQCDTVGEVLVWMERHLDEEVTVEQLAARAHMSPRTFARRFQQETGTTPYRWILRQRVLLAQRLLEATDETVDAIAWRTGFGTAAALRHQFVRSLGTTPQAYRRTFRGPEAA, from the coding sequence ATGCTGAAGAACGTGGCCGCCATCCTCATGGACGGTGTGCATCCCTTCGAACTGGGAGTCGTCTGCGAGGTGTTCGGCCTCGACCGCAGCGACGAGGGCCTGCCGGTGTACGACTTCGCGGTCGCGTCGGCGGAGGGCCCGACCCTGCGGACGCACGCGGGCTTCACCGTCTCCACGCGGCACGGCCTGGACCGGCTCGAAGAGGCCGACCTGGTGGTCGTACCGGCGGGCGACAGCTATGTGCACCGGATCTACCCGGCCGAGCTGCTGGACGCGCTGCGCCGGGCCACGGACCGGGGCGCCCGGGTGCTGAGCGTGTGCTCGGGCGTCTTCGTGCTGGGCGCGGCCGGACTGCTGGACGGCCGGCCGTGCACGGTCCACTGGCGGCACGCCGAGGAACTGTCCCGGCAGTATCCGCGCGCGGTGGTCGAGCCGGACGTGCTGTACGTGGACGCGGACCCGGTGATCACCTCGGCGGGCACGGCGGCCGGTATCGACGCCTGTCTGCACATCGTCCGCAAGGAGCAGGGGCCGGAGGTGGCGAACAAGATCGCCCGGCGGATGGTGGTGCCTCCGCACCGCGACGGCGGCCAGGCCCAGTACATCGAGCGGCCGCTGCCGCGCTCGCAGTGCGACACGGTCGGCGAGGTGCTCGTGTGGATGGAGCGGCACCTCGACGAGGAGGTCACCGTCGAGCAGCTCGCCGCCCGCGCGCACATGTCCCCGCGCACGTTCGCGCGCCGCTTCCAGCAGGAGACCGGGACCACCCCGTACCGCTGGATCCTGCGCCAACGGGTACTGCTGGCCCAGCGGTTGCTGGAGGCGACGGACGAGACGGTGGACGCCATCGCCTGGCGCACCGGCTTCGGCACCGCCGCCGCCCTGCGTCATCAGTTCGTCCGGTCGCTGGGTACGACCCCGCAGGCCTACCGCCGGACCTTCCGGGGCCCGGAGGCCGCCTGA
- a CDS encoding DUF3311 domain-containing protein codes for MSEASEVRPPAPEAGPPTVTPVRVVIALCLLAPFAAMLWVGSYAKTDPAFIGIPFFYWYQMAWVLISTALTATAYVLWQRDQRARTSRGSQQPQQSEQSQDGGVEK; via the coding sequence ATGTCAGAAGCGTCCGAAGTGAGACCGCCGGCTCCGGAAGCGGGACCACCGACGGTGACACCTGTCAGGGTGGTCATCGCCCTGTGCCTGCTCGCCCCGTTCGCCGCGATGCTCTGGGTCGGCTCGTACGCCAAGACGGACCCGGCCTTCATCGGCATCCCCTTCTTCTACTGGTACCAGATGGCCTGGGTGCTCATCTCCACCGCGCTCACCGCCACCGCGTACGTCCTGTGGCAGCGTGACCAGCGCGCCCGGACATCCCGCGGGTCTCAGCAGCCCCAGCAGTCGGAGCAGTCCCAGGACGGGGGTGTCGAGAAGTGA
- a CDS encoding ribonucleotide-diphosphate reductase subunit beta, with protein sequence MPSNQNLLDPGFELTLRPMRYPDFYERYRDAIKNTWTVEEVDLHSDVSDLAKLSPAEQHLIGRLVAFFATGDSIVANNLVLTLYKHINSPEARLYLSRQLFEEAVHVQFYLTLLDTYLPDPEDRVAAFAAVENIPSIREKAEFCFRWMDSVEKLDRLESQADRRRFLLNLICFAACIEGLFFYGAFAYVYWFRSRGLLHGLATGTNWVFRDETMHMSFAFEVVDTVRKEEPELFDDALQQQVTDMLREAVEAELQFGRDLCGEGLPGMNTESMRQYLECVADQRLTRLGFAPVYGSENPFSFMELQGVQELTNFFERRPSAYQVAVEGTVDLDEDF encoded by the coding sequence ATGCCCAGCAACCAGAATCTCCTCGACCCCGGCTTCGAGCTGACTCTCCGCCCGATGCGCTACCCGGACTTCTACGAGCGCTACCGGGACGCGATCAAGAACACCTGGACCGTCGAGGAGGTCGACCTCCACTCGGACGTCTCCGACCTCGCGAAGCTCTCCCCGGCCGAGCAGCACCTGATCGGCCGCCTGGTCGCGTTCTTCGCGACGGGCGACTCGATCGTGGCGAACAACCTCGTGCTGACCCTCTACAAGCACATCAACTCCCCGGAGGCGCGGCTCTATCTGAGCCGCCAGCTCTTCGAGGAGGCCGTGCACGTCCAGTTCTATCTGACGCTCCTGGACACCTACCTCCCCGACCCGGAGGACCGGGTCGCGGCCTTCGCGGCGGTGGAGAACATCCCCTCCATCCGGGAGAAGGCGGAGTTCTGCTTCCGGTGGATGGACTCGGTCGAGAAGCTGGACCGCCTGGAGTCCCAGGCGGACCGCCGCCGCTTCCTGCTCAACCTGATCTGCTTCGCGGCGTGCATCGAGGGCCTGTTCTTCTACGGCGCCTTCGCGTACGTCTACTGGTTCCGCAGCCGGGGTCTGCTGCACGGCCTGGCCACCGGCACCAACTGGGTGTTCCGCGACGAGACGATGCACATGTCCTTCGCCTTCGAGGTGGTGGACACCGTCCGCAAGGAGGAGCCGGAGCTCTTCGACGACGCACTGCAGCAGCAGGTCACGGACATGCTGAGGGAGGCCGTCGAGGCCGAGCTGCAGTTCGGGCGCGACCTGTGCGGTGAGGGTCTCCCGGGCATGAACACCGAGTCGATGCGGCAGTACCTGGAGTGCGTGGCCGACCAGCGCCTCACGCGCCTCGGCTTCGCCCCGGTGTACGGCTCGGAGAACCCCTTCTCCTTCATGGAGTTGCAGGGCGTCCAGGAGCTGACCAACTTCTTCGAGCGGCGCCCGTCCGCGTACCAGGTCGCGGTGGAGGGCACCGTCGACCTGGACGAGGACTTCTAG
- a CDS encoding ribonucleoside-diphosphate reductase subunit alpha has product MTIAPADPVSADLAAARSVSTDPTTETDGPGTALLRTLTELTADLPDADPGRVAAAALRGRSVRVSSAEMVAELRELATEAAAGLISEDPAYSKLAARLLAVGIRAEAASQGVTTFTESIAVGHREGLVADRTAEFTRAHAERLDALIDPAGDDRFGYFGLRTLHSRYLLRHPLTRKVVETPQHFMLRVAVGLAEDTGADAEAGIRALDEVAALYGLMSRLDYLPSSPTLFNSGTRHPQMSSCYLLDSPLDELDSIYDRYHQVARLSKHAGGIGLSYSRIRSRGSLIRGTNGHSNGIVPFLKTLDASVAAVNQGGRRKGAAAVYLETWHSDIEEFLELRDNTGEDARRTHNLNLAHWIPDEFMRRVNADEQWSLFSPADVPELVDLWGEEFEAAYREAEAKGLAKKTIAARDLYGRMMRTLAQTGNGWMTFKDAANRTANQTAEPGHVVHSSNLCTEILEVTNDGETAVCNLGSVNLGAFVDRATGDMDWERLDATVRTAVTFLDRVVDINFYPTEQAGRSNARWRPVGLGAMGLQDVFFQLRLPFDSPAAKALSTRIAERVMLAAYEASADLAERVGPLPAWEKTRTARGVLHPDHYGVEPTWPERWAALRERVATTGLRNSLLLAIAPTATIASIAGVYECIEPQVSNLFKRETLSGEFLQVNSYLVKDLKELGVWDARTREALRESNGSVQDFAWIPADVRALYRTAWEIPQRGLIDMAAARTPYLDQSQSLNLFLETPTIGKLSSMYAYAWKSGLKTTYYLRSRPATRIARAAQGQGQAQTPARPENTIPVQQSADPDAVACSLENPESCEACQ; this is encoded by the coding sequence GTGACCATCGCGCCAGCCGATCCGGTGTCAGCCGACCTGGCCGCAGCCAGGTCGGTTTCAACAGACCCGACGACGGAGACCGACGGTCCTGGTACCGCGTTGCTGCGGACCCTGACCGAGCTGACCGCCGACCTGCCCGACGCCGATCCCGGCCGGGTCGCCGCCGCCGCGCTGCGCGGCCGGTCGGTGCGTGTGTCCTCCGCCGAGATGGTCGCGGAGCTGCGTGAGCTGGCCACGGAGGCGGCCGCGGGCCTCATCTCCGAGGATCCCGCCTACTCGAAACTGGCCGCCCGGCTGTTGGCCGTCGGCATCCGTGCCGAGGCGGCCTCGCAGGGTGTCACGACGTTCACCGAGTCCATCGCCGTGGGCCACCGGGAGGGACTCGTCGCCGACCGCACGGCCGAGTTCACCCGCGCCCACGCCGAGCGCCTCGACGCCCTGATCGACCCGGCCGGGGACGACCGCTTCGGCTACTTCGGCCTGCGCACCCTGCACAGCCGCTATCTGCTCCGGCACCCCCTCACCCGCAAGGTCGTCGAGACGCCCCAGCACTTCATGCTGCGGGTCGCCGTCGGCCTCGCCGAGGACACGGGTGCCGATGCGGAGGCGGGCATCCGTGCCCTCGACGAAGTCGCCGCGCTCTACGGGCTCATGAGCCGCCTCGACTACCTCCCCTCCTCCCCCACCCTCTTCAACTCCGGTACGCGACACCCCCAGATGTCGTCCTGCTACCTCCTCGACTCCCCGCTGGACGAGCTGGACTCCATCTACGACCGCTACCACCAGGTGGCCCGCCTCTCGAAGCACGCCGGCGGCATCGGCCTGTCGTACTCCCGTATCCGCTCGCGCGGTTCGCTGATCCGGGGCACCAACGGGCACTCCAACGGCATCGTGCCGTTCCTGAAGACCCTGGACGCCTCGGTCGCCGCCGTGAACCAGGGCGGCCGGCGCAAGGGCGCGGCCGCGGTCTACCTGGAGACCTGGCACTCCGACATCGAGGAGTTCCTGGAGCTTCGTGACAACACCGGCGAGGACGCCCGGCGTACGCACAACCTGAACCTGGCGCACTGGATCCCGGACGAGTTCATGCGCCGGGTGAACGCGGACGAGCAGTGGTCGCTGTTCTCCCCGGCAGACGTACCCGAGCTGGTCGACCTGTGGGGCGAGGAGTTCGAGGCCGCGTACCGCGAGGCGGAGGCGAAGGGCCTGGCGAAGAAGACCATCGCGGCCCGTGACCTGTACGGCCGCATGATGCGCACCCTCGCGCAGACCGGCAACGGCTGGATGACCTTCAAGGACGCTGCCAACCGCACGGCGAACCAGACGGCCGAGCCGGGCCACGTCGTCCACTCCTCCAACCTCTGCACGGAGATCCTGGAGGTCACGAACGACGGGGAGACGGCGGTCTGCAACCTGGGCTCGGTGAACCTGGGCGCGTTCGTCGACCGGGCGACGGGCGACATGGACTGGGAGCGGCTGGACGCGACCGTCCGCACCGCCGTCACCTTCCTCGACCGCGTCGTCGACATCAACTTCTACCCGACCGAGCAGGCGGGCCGCTCCAACGCCAGGTGGCGCCCGGTCGGACTCGGCGCGATGGGCCTGCAGGACGTCTTCTTCCAGCTGCGTCTGCCCTTCGACTCCCCGGCTGCGAAGGCCCTGTCCACTCGGATCGCCGAGCGCGTCATGCTCGCCGCGTACGAGGCCTCCGCCGACCTCGCCGAGCGGGTCGGCCCGCTTCCGGCCTGGGAGAAGACCCGTACGGCGCGCGGTGTGCTGCACCCCGACCACTACGGTGTCGAGCCCACCTGGCCGGAGCGCTGGGCTGCCCTGCGCGAGCGCGTCGCGACGACGGGCCTGCGCAACTCCCTGCTCCTCGCCATCGCGCCGACGGCCACCATCGCCTCGATCGCCGGTGTGTACGAGTGCATCGAGCCCCAGGTGTCCAACCTGTTCAAGCGCGAGACGCTGTCCGGTGAGTTCCTCCAGGTCAACTCGTATCTGGTGAAGGACCTGAAGGAGCTGGGCGTCTGGGACGCCCGCACCCGTGAGGCGCTGCGCGAATCCAACGGCTCGGTGCAGGACTTCGCGTGGATCCCGGCCGACGTACGGGCGCTGTACCGCACGGCCTGGGAGATCCCGCAGCGCGGTCTGATCGACATGGCCGCCGCCCGCACGCCGTATCTGGACCAGTCCCAGTCGCTCAACCTGTTCCTGGAGACGCCGACCATCGGCAAGCTCTCCTCGATGTACGCGTACGCCTGGAAGTCGGGCCTGAAGACCACGTACTACCTGCGCTCCCGCCCGGCGACGCGCATCGCCCGCGCGGCACAGGGCCAGGGCCAGGCGCAGACCCCGGCCCGGCCCGAGAACACCATCCCCGTCCAGCAGTCGGCCGACCCGGATGCCGTCGCCTGCTCCCTTGAGAACCCCGAGTCCTGCGAGGCCTGCCAGTGA
- a CDS encoding GNAT family N-acetyltransferase codes for MDITIRPVTPEEYATLGEITAQAYLDDGLLDFGESDQYLDELRNVAKRAARADVLVAVAEGQVLGGVTFVPAGGPMADIAREGEAEIRMLAVSPKARGRGVGEALVRACLERARTVEGCARVVLSTQRSMHAAHRIYGRLGFTRTPERDWNPLPDLLDLTLITYELTL; via the coding sequence ATGGACATCACGATCAGGCCGGTGACCCCCGAGGAGTACGCCACGCTCGGCGAGATCACCGCACAGGCCTACCTCGACGACGGACTGCTGGACTTCGGAGAGAGCGACCAGTACCTCGACGAGCTGCGGAACGTGGCGAAGCGGGCCGCCCGGGCCGACGTGCTCGTGGCGGTCGCGGAGGGGCAGGTGCTGGGCGGAGTGACCTTCGTCCCCGCGGGCGGGCCCATGGCCGACATCGCCCGCGAGGGAGAGGCCGAGATACGGATGCTCGCGGTCTCCCCGAAGGCCCGTGGGCGAGGTGTCGGCGAGGCACTCGTACGGGCCTGCCTGGAGCGCGCCCGCACCGTGGAGGGCTGTGCGCGCGTCGTGCTGTCGACCCAGCGGAGCATGCACGCGGCCCATCGCATCTACGGACGTCTGGGCTTCACTCGCACACCTGAGCGCGACTGGAACCCCCTCCCCGACCTCCTCGACCTCACGCTGATCACCTACGAGTTGACGCTCTGA